From the Burkholderia ubonensis genome, one window contains:
- a CDS encoding CoA transferase subunit A: MNKVYPSAAAALEGIVQDGQTFAVGGFGLCGIPEALIGALRDSGVKGITCISNNAGVDGFGLGLLLETRQIRKMISSYVGENKEFERQYLAGELELEFTPQGTLAEKLRAGGAGIPAFFTNTGYGTVIAEGKETRQFGDRHYVLEPSLTADVALVKAWKADKSGNLIYRRTARNFNPMCAMAGRITVAEVEEIVENGELDPDQIHTPGIFVQRLVLNATPEKRIEQRVVRAKGD; this comes from the coding sequence ATGAATAAAGTCTATCCAAGCGCGGCGGCCGCGCTGGAAGGGATCGTCCAGGACGGACAGACCTTCGCGGTGGGCGGCTTCGGCCTGTGCGGCATTCCCGAGGCGCTGATCGGCGCGTTGCGCGATTCGGGCGTCAAGGGCATCACCTGCATCAGCAACAACGCGGGCGTCGACGGCTTCGGTCTCGGCCTGCTGCTCGAAACGCGCCAGATCAGGAAGATGATCTCGTCGTATGTCGGCGAGAACAAGGAGTTCGAGCGCCAATACCTGGCGGGCGAGCTGGAGCTGGAATTCACGCCGCAGGGCACGCTCGCCGAGAAGCTGCGCGCGGGCGGCGCGGGCATCCCCGCGTTCTTCACCAATACCGGCTACGGCACTGTGATCGCGGAAGGCAAGGAAACGCGCCAGTTCGGCGACCGCCACTACGTGCTCGAGCCGTCGCTGACGGCCGACGTCGCGCTCGTGAAGGCGTGGAAGGCCGACAAGTCGGGCAACCTGATCTATCGCCGCACGGCGCGCAACTTCAATCCGATGTGCGCGATGGCGGGCCGGATCACCGTCGCCGAGGTCGAGGAGATCGTCGAGAACGGCGAGCTCGATCCGGACCAGATCCACACGCCGGGGATTTTCGTGCAGCGGCTCGTGCTGAACGCGACGCCCGAGAAACGCATCGAACAACGCGTCGTGCGCGCGAAAGGAGACTGA